The Tepidisphaeraceae bacterium genome contains a region encoding:
- a CDS encoding PEP-CTERM sorting domain-containing protein: MNFVTSSMFGFLAVSTLTVAASGAIVLNDGSTTSNLTLLSSTGTAPSTGTAGTSMSSDGAVITLTSSRDRRTLAYSNTAIASSTYTVSAEAANNNPGTFANRRVGLIGWFNTASLEGIGMYRNQGSGELRLRTLDLDSSNVESVNGLFTTGGSALASDNFHSSLVQSGTTVRYAFDFQAPTASDLTALPTVTSRVVASVTSLDGVTTYGSRTFLTNLAAPADHRVGYFGYLAEDTGALPLGRFDNLSVSENAVVPEPTSLAALGMLGAFALRRRGR; encoded by the coding sequence ATGAACTTTGTCACGTCCAGCATGTTTGGGTTCCTTGCGGTCAGCACGCTCACGGTCGCCGCGAGCGGGGCGATCGTTCTGAACGATGGTTCGACCACCAGCAACCTCACGCTGCTGAGTTCCACCGGCACTGCGCCCAGCACCGGCACGGCGGGGACGTCGATGTCTTCCGACGGCGCCGTCATCACGTTGACCAGCAGCCGCGATCGTCGCACGCTTGCCTACAGCAACACGGCGATCGCCAGCAGCACTTACACCGTGAGCGCCGAGGCGGCCAACAACAACCCCGGCACGTTCGCCAACCGGCGGGTCGGACTGATTGGCTGGTTCAACACTGCCTCGCTGGAGGGCATCGGCATGTACCGCAATCAGGGGAGCGGTGAACTGCGATTACGCACGCTCGACCTGGATAGCAGCAACGTCGAGAGCGTCAACGGCCTGTTCACGACTGGCGGCTCGGCGCTGGCGTCGGACAACTTCCACTCGTCGTTGGTCCAATCGGGCACCACCGTGCGTTATGCCTTCGATTTCCAGGCGCCGACCGCAAGCGACCTCACGGCCCTACCGACGGTGACAAGCCGTGTGGTGGCCTCAGTTACGAGTTTGGATGGCGTGACGACCTACGGCAGCCGGACCTTCCTGACGAACCTGGCGGCGCCGGCCGACCATCGCGTTGGGTATTTCGGGTACCTCGCCGAGGACACCGGCGCGTTGCCGCTGGGCCGGTTCGACAACCTGTCGGTCAGCGAGAACGCGGTCGTGCCGGAGCCCACGTCAC
- a CDS encoding virulence protein: MKLAELGPTRSIAPNGISIQKDKPMYAVAFDMDIESLRHNYGDPYNNAYVEIRKVLMAHGFTWQQGSMYFGGENINAVTCVLAVIDVSAKLPWFAASVRDIRMLRIEELNDLMPAVQQAGGR, from the coding sequence ATGAAGCTCGCAGAACTGGGACCAACGCGCAGCATCGCGCCCAACGGCATCTCGATTCAGAAAGATAAGCCCATGTATGCGGTCGCGTTCGATATGGACATTGAGTCGTTGCGGCACAACTACGGCGACCCGTACAACAACGCGTACGTCGAGATCCGTAAGGTGTTGATGGCACATGGCTTCACGTGGCAGCAGGGCAGCATGTACTTTGGTGGCGAGAACATCAACGCCGTCACCTGCGTCTTGGCGGTGATCGATGTCTCGGCCAAGCTCCCCTGGTTTGCCGCGTCGGTGCGCGATATCCGAATGCTGCGCATCGAAGAGCTAAACGACCTCATGCCCGCGGTGCAACAGGCCGGCGGGCGATGA
- a CDS encoding substrate-binding domain-containing protein codes for MIETHTSYGQGLLRGISSYVANREQWVAEVPNWDNEGVTELTGADGVIAQVYGQHDADRLRAARVPVVNVSSHATFNDLPAVRPDNHAAGRLGAEHLLDRGFRSFAFCGIPERYFSGERQAGFCQRIEAHGHPCQTFGWPHYPPPPDRRPLVEWVASLPKPVGLMAANDLRARHLAIVARDAGLRVPEEMALLGVDNDPPLCELNVPPTSSIVLPTMQLGYEAAALLDRLIAGEPAPVGQLLLPPVGIVTRRSTDILAIDDPEIAVAVRLIHERVGRGPLRVRHLLDELAMSRRSLEVRFTQALGRSPAFEIRRVQLERARRLLVETDEPMPVIAKACGFSSGKQFGETFQEQLALTPTAYRKQFRLNAASLPSHAPHPGASTAVGSDA; via the coding sequence ATGATCGAGACCCACACGTCGTACGGGCAGGGCCTGCTGCGCGGCATCAGCAGTTACGTCGCCAACCGCGAGCAATGGGTTGCCGAGGTGCCCAACTGGGACAATGAGGGCGTTACCGAGCTGACGGGTGCCGATGGTGTGATTGCGCAGGTGTACGGCCAGCACGACGCCGACCGCCTGCGTGCGGCGCGGGTGCCGGTGGTGAACGTCTCGTCGCACGCGACCTTCAACGATCTGCCCGCGGTGCGCCCCGACAACCACGCCGCCGGCCGGCTTGGTGCCGAGCATCTGCTGGACCGCGGGTTTCGGTCGTTCGCGTTCTGCGGCATTCCCGAGCGCTACTTTTCCGGTGAACGTCAGGCGGGGTTCTGCCAGAGGATCGAGGCGCATGGCCACCCCTGCCAGACGTTCGGCTGGCCCCACTACCCTCCACCACCCGACCGCCGACCGCTGGTGGAATGGGTCGCGTCGCTGCCCAAGCCCGTCGGGCTGATGGCGGCGAATGACCTGCGCGCCCGACACCTGGCGATCGTGGCGCGGGATGCGGGCCTGCGCGTACCCGAGGAGATGGCGCTGCTCGGCGTCGATAACGATCCACCGCTGTGCGAGCTGAACGTGCCACCGACGTCCAGCATCGTCCTGCCGACCATGCAGCTGGGCTACGAGGCCGCGGCGCTGCTCGACCGGCTGATCGCCGGTGAACCGGCCCCGGTCGGGCAGTTGCTATTGCCCCCGGTCGGCATTGTGACCCGGCGCAGCACCGACATTCTTGCGATCGACGACCCCGAAATTGCCGTGGCGGTCCGGCTGATCCACGAGCGCGTCGGTCGCGGTCCGCTGCGCGTCAGGCATCTGCTGGACGAGCTGGCGATGTCGCGACGGTCGCTGGAGGTGCGCTTCACGCAAGCGCTGGGCCGCAGCCCCGCTTTCGAGATACGTCGGGTGCAACTGGAGCGTGCCCGCCGGCTGCTAGTCGAGACCGACGAACCGATGCCGGTCATCGCCAAGGCCTGCGGCTTCAGCAGCGGCAAGCAGTTCGGCGAGACGTTTCAGGAACAGCTGGCGCTCACCCCCACCGCCTACCGCAAGCAGTTTCGCCTGAACGCAGCCTCGCTACCGTCGCACGCGCCGCACCCCGGTGCCAGCACCGCGGTGGGTTCGGACGCATGA
- a CDS encoding GspE/PulE family protein: protein MARQQKKLGEILVDLNAVTAKDVAKALEHAKTKNYRIGEALVDLKMCSEAIVYKGLAMQHGMEYVDLDKNSVPPNAVNLIPDELMKKYVILPLGTEGGKIRLAVHDPLDLEMIDVLRFRLHKDLRPVLAPRSRIKAILDELFQTSAQSTIDKTVDKSLDIRKTIDTMDKSVDRSIDKSIDVSGMEEAAANDPTQAPIIKLVTALISEAVRNRASDIHIEPMKDRVQVRYRIDGECVVRDRIPLRMKNPLISRIKIMAGIDIAEKRLPQDGRIKMNIDKVNIDFRVSTLPGYHGESCVLRILRPDAVRIGIPNLGFADEDYKAFQRIIKRPNGIFLVTGPTGSGKTTSLYAALNELNRPDRKIITAEDPVEYNFVGINQCQVKEAIGLKFSMILRAMLRQAPNIILVGEIRDIEVAEVAIQAALTGHLVFSTLHTNDAPGAITRLIDMGVKPFLVASSIQAVLAQRLVRVLCPKCKAPDNDPDPMWLKLAGITDKDRQGKTIYKPKGCDFCGGIGFRGRQGIFEMMQMNNELRTLAFDRAPSNKIRKAAIASGMKTLLQDGKLKILAGVTTAEEIVKVAQVEGLLTDPASV from the coding sequence ATGGCACGACAGCAGAAGAAGCTGGGCGAAATTCTCGTGGACCTGAACGCCGTGACGGCCAAGGACGTGGCCAAGGCGCTGGAGCATGCCAAGACCAAGAATTACCGCATCGGTGAGGCGCTGGTCGATTTGAAGATGTGCAGCGAGGCCATCGTCTACAAGGGCCTGGCGATGCAGCACGGCATGGAGTACGTCGACCTCGACAAGAACTCCGTCCCACCGAACGCCGTCAATCTGATTCCCGACGAGCTGATGAAGAAGTACGTGATTTTGCCCCTGGGCACCGAGGGGGGCAAGATCCGCCTGGCCGTCCACGACCCGCTCGATCTGGAGATGATCGACGTGCTGCGCTTCCGGTTGCACAAGGATTTGCGCCCGGTGCTGGCGCCGCGCAGCCGGATCAAGGCGATTCTAGACGAGCTGTTCCAGACGAGCGCCCAGAGCACGATCGACAAGACGGTCGACAAGTCGCTGGATATCCGAAAGACGATCGACACGATGGACAAGTCGGTCGATCGGTCGATTGATAAATCGATCGACGTCAGCGGCATGGAAGAGGCGGCCGCCAACGACCCGACGCAGGCCCCGATCATCAAGCTGGTGACGGCGTTGATCTCTGAAGCCGTGCGCAACCGGGCGTCGGATATTCACATCGAACCGATGAAGGACCGCGTGCAGGTGCGGTATCGCATCGACGGCGAATGCGTGGTGCGCGACCGCATCCCACTTCGCATGAAGAACCCGCTGATCAGCCGTATCAAGATCATGGCGGGCATCGACATCGCCGAGAAGCGCCTGCCGCAGGACGGGCGCATCAAGATGAACATCGACAAGGTGAACATCGACTTCCGCGTCAGCACGCTGCCGGGGTATCACGGCGAGTCGTGCGTGCTGCGTATCTTGCGGCCCGACGCGGTGCGCATCGGCATTCCGAACCTCGGGTTCGCCGACGAGGACTACAAGGCGTTCCAGCGGATCATCAAGCGCCCCAATGGCATCTTTCTAGTCACCGGGCCTACGGGTTCAGGTAAGACGACGTCACTGTACGCCGCGCTGAACGAACTGAACCGCCCGGACCGCAAGATCATCACCGCGGAAGACCCCGTGGAGTACAACTTCGTCGGCATCAACCAGTGCCAGGTGAAGGAGGCGATCGGGCTGAAGTTCTCGATGATCTTGCGTGCCATGCTGCGTCAGGCGCCCAACATCATCCTGGTCGGTGAAATTCGCGATATCGAAGTGGCGGAAGTGGCGATTCAGGCGGCCCTCACGGGCCACTTGGTCTTCAGCACGCTGCACACGAACGACGCGCCGGGCGCGATCACGCGTCTGATCGACATGGGCGTCAAGCCGTTCCTGGTCGCCAGTTCCATTCAGGCCGTGCTGGCCCAGCGGCTGGTGCGCGTGCTCTGTCCCAAGTGTAAGGCCCCGGACAACGACCCCGACCCCATGTGGCTGAAGCTGGCGGGCATTACCGACAAGGACCGCCAGGGCAAGACGATCTACAAGCCCAAGGGCTGCGACTTCTGCGGCGGCATCGGCTTCCGCGGGCGGCAGGGCATCTTCGAGATGATGCAGATGAACAACGAGCTGCGCACGCTTGCGTTCGACCGCGCCCCCAGCAACAAGATCCGCAAGGCCGCCATCGCCAGTGGCATGAAAACGCTGCTGCAGGACGGCAAGCTGAAGATCCTGGCGGGCGTGACGACGGCCGAGGAAATCGTGAAGGTCGCGCAGGTCGAAGGCCTGCTGACCGATCCGGCATCGGTGTAA
- a CDS encoding type IV pilus twitching motility protein PilT, producing MATIQIDRLLETTVKRKASDLHLAVGKPPVLRLHGHMRELQTKVLEPEDTTALMKSITPDRIQQEFEETGSGDFGFAYGTEARFRVSIFKQKGLTSMVLRRIPNTLLTFEQIGLPKMAEQICRRPRGIFLVTGPTGSGKTTTLASMINYINENFDRHIITMEDPIEYYHPHKKSVVVQREVGTDVPSFAEGLRRALRQDPDVILVGEMRDTITIGAAVSAAETGHLVFGTLHTNGAASTISRIIDAFPTDQQEQVRVQLAGNLIAVLSQCLCPRADTDGMIAAYEFMYVTPGIQNLIRESKTFRIDSEIQTGKKFGMQLLDDNLWMNFTLGKISAEEAIDKSRNPGAMVDKMQRNGFMTDKDEEFPEAGEGDGDGNPAAPKPGGGGGAGGAQSEAERQAQIAANRARMQAAAAKK from the coding sequence ATGGCCACGATTCAGATTGATCGATTGCTCGAGACGACCGTGAAGCGCAAGGCTTCTGACTTGCACCTTGCGGTAGGCAAGCCACCCGTGCTGCGCCTGCATGGTCACATGCGCGAGCTGCAGACGAAGGTGCTGGAACCGGAAGACACGACGGCGTTGATGAAGTCGATCACGCCTGACCGCATTCAGCAGGAGTTCGAGGAAACCGGCTCCGGCGACTTCGGGTTCGCCTACGGCACCGAGGCGCGGTTCCGCGTTAGCATCTTCAAGCAGAAGGGGCTGACCAGCATGGTGCTGCGGCGCATCCCCAACACGCTGCTGACGTTCGAGCAGATCGGCCTGCCGAAGATGGCCGAGCAGATCTGCCGCCGTCCGCGCGGCATCTTTCTTGTGACCGGGCCGACGGGGTCGGGCAAGACGACGACGCTGGCGTCGATGATCAACTACATCAACGAGAACTTCGATCGGCACATCATCACGATGGAGGACCCGATCGAGTACTACCACCCGCACAAGAAGAGCGTCGTCGTGCAGCGTGAGGTCGGCACCGACGTGCCGAGCTTCGCCGAAGGGTTGCGCCGCGCGCTGCGACAGGACCCGGACGTAATTCTGGTCGGTGAGATGCGCGACACGATCACGATCGGCGCCGCCGTCAGCGCCGCCGAAACGGGCCACTTGGTGTTCGGCACGCTGCACACGAACGGTGCGGCCAGCACGATCAGCCGCATCATCGACGCGTTCCCGACCGACCAGCAGGAACAGGTTCGCGTGCAGTTGGCCGGCAATCTGATCGCCGTGCTGTCGCAGTGCCTCTGCCCCCGGGCCGACACCGACGGCATGATCGCGGCGTACGAGTTCATGTACGTGACGCCGGGCATCCAAAACCTGATCCGCGAAAGCAAGACGTTCCGCATCGACTCGGAAATCCAGACCGGCAAGAAGTTCGGCATGCAGCTGCTGGACGACAACCTCTGGATGAACTTCACGCTCGGCAAGATCAGCGCTGAAGAGGCGATCGACAAGAGCCGTAACCCCGGCGCCATGGTCGACAAGATGCAGCGCAACGGCTTCATGACCGATAAGGACGAAGAGTTCCCCGAGGCCGGCGAGGGAGACGGCGACGGCAACCCTGCTGCCCCCAAGCCGGGCGGTGGTGGCGGCGCCGGTGGGGCACAAAGCGAGGCCGAACGCCAGGCGCAAATCGCCGCCAACCGCGCCCGTATGCAGGCGGCGGCGGCGAAGAAGTAA